CAGCATGTTATGGACCATTCTTCATCGGGCAGAATAATTAATGCGAATGACCTTTTCACCCAAGGCTAAAATAACCAAGAAACCCGAGTCTGTGTACGTTTAGCTTACTCACCGTTCACAGCAATGTTCTGATAATCACGGTGATTACACAGATTCCTGTTACGTAGTCGCAGGTACGTCGAGTCTGTCCAGCCACTGCATAAAGATaaacaaaactgtgctatattTTTGTCgttttctctctctccttctATTCTAATCAACAGACGACACAGTCGTGTACGAGAAGACTGCTGTGAGGACTGTCTCCATGGCGACAACGCAGTCTTTCGTAACTTCTGTGATTTgacacttttttatttattctggTCTTATCCATATGTTCTAGGTTGAATATACGCGATACCTACATAAATCAAACTATGCTGATAATTGAGATTTAGACCAGATTACGTAAATATCGAAGGTGTAGTTACCATAGTGATctgatataaaatataaagtgTTTGTTATGACATCACgtcatttcaaaatttctttcaatttttcaaatacagacacaaaatattataattttatcaCGTGACATTTTCGTTGACTTTACAACTAGCTGACGATCACAGTTGAACTTCTCAAACAGAATAATACTATAATGTCTGTTTTCTTACTGTACGACAGGCCAAGTCAAATTCTGGAAACctgaaacaaatgaaataaaatacaaaacaatcagATGATGTATCTTTACATGTGTTTGAGTTTTGATATTTTCGAATGGTACACGTACCAATTTTCTAATGCAATCGGAAAATCAGAACTTGTCTGTTATTTAATTCTGATGAATGGAAACAAATTTCGGGATTTCACGTGAACAAGCTTATCTTTGCACAGAGATAAAGATAAAGATTTCAAACTAGCGTGAAAGGACCATCCCACTTCCATAATATGCTCACTGTATTAGATGGATGTTTTAGTTTCTCAAAATCAACCCACCTGTTGTGCTCGACATTGATGGCCAATCAAGTTCATTTCCAGCAATAAACGTCACGTTGATGAACATTTCCTGCAAAAAGCCAAAACACTTACTATTTAAATCTATCAATCGACAAAAGTGAGTGATAATTCTACTCGAAATGCAAACTATTATTGAAGtattaaaaacatacataaccTCCAATGTTCCGTAATTTAATTTTTCCGTGTGTTTAAAGTCACAACAAAATACCAAGAAATGTTACCAGCGAGACATAAGCTAGCTTACCACGCTCATTTTAGTTGGGGTAACCCACTCTGCTGGAATATGGAAATGAGCTCCCGCAGAATCTCCTAATATGGTGATACCGACTGGGTTTGAGTCGCCGCACAACGTTTGTTCGTAGGGTACTCCCGTTACTGGATCCATACCCTGCAGATATGAGATATAACATCAGTATATCGACTGTTTATACATCAATGTGTTTTTCGTGTTGattgattgtctgtctgtctgtctgtctgtctgtctgtctgtctgtctgtctgtctgtctgtctgtctgtctgtctgtctgtctgtctgtctgtctgtctgtctgtccgtccgtccgtccgtccgtccgtccgtccgtccgtccgtccgtccgtccgtctgtctgtctgtctgtctgtctgtctgtctgtctgtctgtctgtctgtctgtctgtctgtctgtctgtttgtttgtttgtggtgtGTCAGTTCATTGACTACAAATCTTGCATGTCAGGATAGGATAACTTGATTTCTATTTCAAATGGACTATTTAACGTGATAAGCTTATCATGCTTATACCTCCATTGGAATTGTTCAAGACACatattgaatataaatattcTCAATGAATGCTAACTTACATAAATACCATTACAGTTGGAGTCTTCGTATCGGTCCCAGTCAATTGGTCTACACAGTACAAAGAAAAagcaaataaagaaataaagaaatacgaAATATCAGACTGTACacagatcaaatcaaattaaatcaaattaaatcaaatcaaatctattAAGTTTACTACGGAGTTTGATAACTCAATCCATTATCGTAGTTAGTATAGAGGACAAGGGGATAAGGTACAATTCATGCCAAGTGTAGGCAGAAATGTCTACCTCAGTTTGTGAATTTCGAAAATATGAAAAATCGCAAAATCTAATATGGAGTTTCAAAATGTATGTCTTACTTAGCACCAGGATGGATGTTTGCATCTAAATCGTTACAATCTTTACCACGCCATGAAGTTCCTCGGAGAATCTGAAATAAAAAAGCAACCCAATATATGTTGTAAATATGTGCACCGAGTGACAAATTATAGCTTACAGGAAGTAGCTGACCTTTGACACAGAACTGAGAGTGTATGTAGTCAATCGGTGAagatcaaataaaataacaggTGCGTAGGCcaattcatatacatgtacacatagcaATCAGTAATATTTGTAgtttgtaaggtacgccgtgacgagGCGTCCTCACACATAGGTCAAGAGGAGGCCGATGAGGGTGGAACGACACGACGCATCTTACAATCTATAATGTTTGCAGACATTCAAGTGCTTCTTATCAAAAGATATATATACACTACTTCTCTAAATATTTGGGAATATGATTGTAAActaatttacacacacacactcacacacacacacacacacacacacacacactgttttaAATAGTGTCAATACAGGTATAAATTTAACAAGTTTTCGTCACTTCTCTAAATGACATTGTAGGATCTAGCCAATTTTACTGCCTattaatagtatacaatgtgtaGTCCACTTCAAATACTGACATTTACGAAAGAACTGGAGGTTTTAgagaaaaatgaaacattttgccAGTTTGTCAACGGTGAAGACAAAACGATGGGAGAAAGTTAAATGAATTACTAATaacttgaaataaattatgaaaatccATGACAACTTACATCAATTGTACTGAAGCCATCTGAATCGAAATCCACCGCTGGTTCATGATCGTTTAGTTTCCTGACAGGAcgaattgaaaatatataatgaatCACACCATGTGACTTTTTCATATCAAAAATGAAGTATGTATAATGTTGATTcgaaattaatatattttgtatattgacCAGACAAAGTATTAGTCTTTAGTCATAAAGAtcataataaaaacaatattacaaCTTTGTCTTACCCTTCAATAATTTCACAAATCTGTTTCAAACCAGGAAGTATATCACAAATATCTGAGCTGACTAAATCCTGAAAAGAGAAGAAAACCAGAAATCGATTGGTCCATGATTTGTTACCATTACGAGAAATAACTTCAACCATTGGTAGAGAACAATATACGTGTCACTAATTTCATTGATGAAACTTGATAgcataaaattgtttttctttcttaCCTCTTTTCTATTTAATTATAGTCGGAATTATCTTAATAGTTACTCACCCTGAAATCATACTTTGCAGCTCGTAGTTTACTACGCTTGATGGAAGCTTCAAGTCCACCTGGGGGTGCCGGATACAAATGACAGGCTGGGTTAGGAGGTTCAGTTTTACAGAATGTCAGCGCATGACATATAGCGTCTGGACTTTCACCGTTTGCTAACCTGTCGATTAAAAGTCAATTCACAGAATAAGAATGGGGACAAATGATATGTTcacacggacacacacacacacacagacagacacagtcacacacatgtacactcactcactcacaatgTGCCTTGTTACATTTGTTCGGTTTCTGTTAGTAAAACAAACATGTATCTGAAggtaatacaaataaatgtacttACAAGTCAATAATTATTGGTCCTGCTATGATGATGAACTGTTTACAAGATGCTTGATACTGACCTAAAACATACACAGGGAAGAGTGAAATGTGATACAAACGATGACTCTTTGATatattaaaggggtacagtctGTAATTATAACTCTGTGATATTAAAGGGGTACAGCCTATAACTCTGTGctattaaaggggtacagtctgtaactcTGTGctattaaaggggtacagtctgtaactcTGTGCTATTTGATGGCTATGTATATTCCATAATGAAACATCCTTATATTTTCCAACTACTGTCGATAAGGTATGACGGCCACATAATCCAGCCACGCTTCAATTCGCGATCTCAACATTTATAGAATACAGAGAAGTTTAGGGTTTCCTATACTAGGTTATGTTGAAAGCCCAGAGTCAAAATCACCACCAACAAAAAAAGTTGCTGTAAGTACGCTATCATTGAGTTCGATTCTTCTGACGACAATTGACGACTTAGATAGAGTATTGGCAGGTGCGCATGTCTACGTAATTTTGGCGAAGACGAACTTCATAATATGAAACTTGAAATGTTGGAAAGCATCAAACACTGTTCGAATACAACACGTAAACACTTACTGGTATATCGCCTTTCTTTCCTTTTTAAATTCTATTAAATTGAACTTAGAGTATTTTCTCACCTGGTAAATAGGAACAGAGTCTTTGCATTGATTGGTCTATACTTTCTTGATATACCAATGAGAGTTGGTCGACAATACTGACTATAAGTGTACATgctgaaaaaaatatgttaagTTTAGCCCTTCATAGATATTCTATGATCTTCTACATACGTATCTGATCTTACGTTCCAGTCGTTCACATACATTAATACataacatcattattattacgaTTAAGCGGGGTAAAAATACTAGATTTTAGTTTGGTAGACAAGGTGATATATAACAACACATAGAACATGATTTGTTTGTATGGCGTGTGGCCATGGCTTACTAATCAGTATAGTTTCTGATTAAAGCTTAGCGGAATACGCCTGACAACAGTAAATATATCAAGTGAAAATGTTATAGATTACATTCTTACATTAGTTCCTGGTTCATGTCCTTGAATACCTTCCTACAAGGAAGTTATATCTAGAATTAGATTACTACAATGTACTTTACGGTTATAGTCTTATTTGAGTTACCATAACTAAGTAATGGTAAACAGAGAATGTGAAATGGTAAAGATTTTGAAGACGTTTTATAAAGTAATGTACCTGCATTGGTTTAACATATTTCACATgtggggttgttgttgttgttgttgttgttgttgttgttgttgctgttgctggtCATCGCGGTCATATAAATACAGCACATTGATAGTGAGATGACAAGAGATGGGGTTGAAACGTAAACATATCTTAGTTCAACAATTGTAcaactttaaaaataaatctCCACCAATACTAATATGTTGTTTGAAACGGATTTCCGGTTGAAATATggtaatatcatatttttcattgtaACATAATTACGATTGGcaataataaatgaaaatacagcGACGAGTACCTATACTTACTGCTATACCGTGGTTTGGTACAACATTCAAACGCACCTCAAATAAAATAGATGGCCAGTGGACTAAACAATCCACTCTCTACTCTTGATATTCAATCAATTTCATAAATACGTATATCTATGGCGTGCAATCAATGCCAAacttaaaaatgtcattttatacatCGTTCATATGTTTACTGATGCCATTTGTTCATTATCTTTCTCTATTTTGTGAACATCGTACTCGTGTTTATTGATCGGTGCCCTGAGTCCAGTGACTCCCCAATAGGTCCAAGCGATCGACGGAGATACCATTTACTGTGATGTCATTACAAATCTAAACAATGTTTCCTATCATCCGATTTTAGGGGGATtaatatttgacaaattaaaacaaCCTTTGCGCCATTCAAAATACTGGAGATTGAAGCTGATACTGTATATTCTCTAAGTGATTCGACTCAAACATAGCTAGAGGGCCGGTCAAGTTGATACATCGACTGATAATTTCACAATATATTCAACTATCCAAATAACCGTTCTCAAGTGCTATACGTTTTATATGTACTAACAATACACCCACAGTCCAgtcgaaaaaaaaattgacatcaaTTTGTCCGTGTAGAAACACACTTCTGCATTCTACTCCGTACTTACTGGTAAAACGGTAAAATACAAATGCAGATCCGCTTTTAATCTTAAACCCGTTATTTATATACCAGTCATGTTGCTATATCTCGTCTGAATGAAGCGTATACAAACAAAATCACCTTGTTTTCCATGTAATTGGTATTTTGTGAAATCAAAACCAACTAGAAAGCGCCGCAATACTAggaaatcatcatcatcatcatcatcatcatcatcatcgtcgtcgtcatcatcatcatcatcatcatcatcatcatcatcatcatcatcatcatcatcatcatcatcatcatcatcatcatcatcatcatcaccaccaccaccaccaccaccaccaccaccaccaccaccaccaccaacaacaacaacaacaacaacaacaacaacaacaacaacaacaagtgtCATACAATATTTCGCTTTGAATTGGCCACTTAAAATTCACAAACCTGCACAGTCAGTGCCTCCGTTAGCACCCCTTCCAACTGGTGATGACGACATGAAAACGACAGGAATTATGAGAAGAACGAAAATGGTTACGAATCTGTACTCCATGGTGATACAATTACCTTTACAGTCAAACAACGCAGTAAAAATCGTCTACCAAGTCAATACAATTGTCATTCACAACCCAAAGCAGCCACAATGCTGTAATAATCTGTATCTATTTCGTGCATTTCCTTTCTATGGTCAGAGATCCGCCCCCTAATTGCAAATCACGCCAACATGAACGAGAAGTAATGATAACATGATAAGATATTACTGAACTAAATTAGTCACATGGAAAATTGAATTGGTCAGAGTCCCTGTAGTGTAACTAAAAATACACCGATCACGTGACGGAAAGTTGGTCCTGTGAGCTATTCGGTTGCTACTATCCAGTGCTGTTTCCTGTTCtgttttaatgtataaaatataatatttttacgCATTTTAGAAGTTATGGAAATATTCCACTTCTAGTGTTCACTACACCTTATTATTCTAAATATTATGTTACACTTTTTTTCCCGGGTTTCACTTTATTTGAGTAAATGTATCGAAATCATGACAAAATACAGATATTGTAATGTGTGTAAAATAATGTTACGTTCCTCTGTGCATTAAAATCCAAAGAAGTGCTTGGTGATCTTTAATAATACCATCATAAAAAAGATCAATTTCACGAGTAACAAAAGTAAGCAGCGTTTGAATATTTTCCCCGCCGTGTGTTTTACTTTGTGTTTTGACTTCTGTAGCTTTGAAGTTACTGGTAGTTTGGTGGTAATGATTCCCCATATAAGGACGATGaagggtgaaaatatttttatatttatagtaaACCCATACAACGGACCATATCGATGTATTACTTATTATGTTGGATTTGGAAATGTCGATTTGATTTTAAGATGtttaagcccccccccctccccccaaaaaagtGGTTGCGTTGatttgatgtgatatgatatgaaaattattaCGACGGACAGACCGAAGATCAACTAGCGTCATCTCTTTTGCTTGGATTTGTACGATATAATCCGGTTATAATATGAATGTCAATATCAATCTTAATTTGTCGAACTATGATTGATTCAAACCATGTAAGATTTGAATTCTGTAAAACACTGAATATAAACTTTTGTTGTCTTTGtctgaaaacaataacaacaataacaacaacaacaacaacacggaACAGTATATCGAGCAAAATGTGATAATGTCATTATTACACTGAAGACATAAATACTTTTCAAACGCAAGTGGTTATTTTTCAGACACAACGCTGTACATTATACTGTAATTAGCTTACCCGGGACCCGCCCACTTACCTGCACAGTCGGTGCCACCGTTCGCATCTCCTACACGGTTCGGTCTAGCAGAAGACACTGTTATCGATACACTTGACAGGAAGACGAGTAAAAGGATGTATTTATACTCCATCGTTGCGAGTGTTCTGAAGTGAATTACGAAGCTTGGTAAAGTCTCCAGGCTAGGTGTCATGCACGATGTTATATATTCGCAGCGGCTAGGCTATACCCATAAGTGGCGGGTCAACAGCTGTTCTAAAGTTCGGTTCGATCTTGCTAAAAACAAGGGAAGTTCAGTTCACACTAAAGTATCCAGGGACTTGTTGCCAACCAAATGTTTGACCTGCTTGTCATATCTATATAGAAGACATCAAAGGTATGTCCTCAATGTGTACATAGATGAACACACACAAGCACGCAAATGACCCTTTGCATCAATCAATAACCACCTGTTGATAATAAAGTTTGCTCGTATTTTCAATTCACATTTGCCTTCTATTGTgtttatcattgttgttgttgaaagcTTCTTGTATGTTTACTGTCATTTCTTTTAGACGAGTCAAAAGTCATTCTGTATTCTTGACACAAATGTCCACCTTTTAAAACACGCCATGTGTCATGTGATTTGGCAAGCTGTGTTACTTGATAGTGTCGTACCGAGGTCCAAAGAGTGCCAACTGTGAGTTCAACGAACATTCAGAACTGTGTCACGTGGACATgcattacatgtgtatatatgtgtccATCCAATCTCGTAGTCAGTAACTCCGTTGATAAGGTCTCCAAAGAACTACGTGCACAAGggaaaatcacacaaaaaaaatcataaaaagcACCTATACTTAAGCGatataaaacaaacagtactgtaaaaaaatacaacatggCATGACATACCACGGCACAAGACAAGACAACAAAGAATGACAAACTACAACACAGCagagcacaacacaacacagcacagacAGTACAATGCAACACAGCACTGCACAgtaaacacaacacaataaacacaaaacagCACAATACAACATATAACTCGTTACACGCAAGTAAAACGTTGGCATGATTTACCAataatcgtttatagcatccatatcaagtatactatttcaattcttttccttatCAGTGCTTTATTCGTCAGCCCAATATGTGGTGTCAATCtgtataaaacatacaaaacattgCCTAGAGATCTAGAGCTAAATATAATCATGG
This portion of the Glandiceps talaboti chromosome 7, keGlaTala1.1, whole genome shotgun sequence genome encodes:
- the LOC144438216 gene encoding acyloxyacyl hydrolase-like, producing MEYKYILLLVFLSSVSITVSSARPNRVGDANGGTDCAACTLIVSIVDQLSLVYQESIDQSMQRLCSYLPGQYQASCKQFIIIAGPIIIDLLANGESPDAICHALTFCKTEPPNPACHLYPAPPGGLEASIKRSKLRAAKYDFRDLVSSDICDILPGLKQICEIIEGKLNDHEPAVDFDSDGFSTIDILRGTSWRGKDCNDLDANIHPGAKPIDWDRYEDSNCNGIYGMDPVTGVPYEQTLCGDSNPVGITILGDSAGAHFHIPAEWVTPTKMSVEMFINVTFIAGNELDWPSMSSTTGFQNLTWPVVHGWTDSTYLRLRNRNLCNHRDYQNIAVNGGAADNMNSTIVRSLSRNQDKDYPLMTMYSLIGNDVCNGHPDTIAHMTTPEEMRANVLDTLKYLDTVLPKGSNLIMTGLADGRVLWKYLHNRYHPVGELRGDVTYADLYQYLECLQISPCTGWMSSNETLRNLTSERAMNLTKVLQDVAKTSSYKNYNVYFLDYNLQDVIDKWVAEGGHPWDLIEPVDGFHPNQLSQALSTQYAWSKMMEQYPEVLGKENPNNAKIRKLFGDQGGY